The genomic region TGATATAAAAATGAGGGAATATAAAGTCCATAAACAGTGTTGCAGGTTTCTGAAGATCAAGGTTTTCATTTTGCTTATGGGACAAATTAGAGGATGGCGAGATGAGCAGTTCTTAAATATCTAAagaaatagatttaaaagcaggatcaggtttgtttaaatgtatatgttgtatttttgttggttttatatcagttgaaatgacatttgcaccatttttaaaccaaaagtaagactgaatgctcctgaaaatgtcaaatggtgtaaccacaaaagaatgatcaatattgaattgaatgttttatccacctacagtgtatttaagtggacttatactaataattacttcatattaaaacattatatggcagtgcaggtggtcgagtggttagagcgcatgccaaaTACGCAGCCGACcacggttcgaatcccgatgggaggtcctttgctgcttgtcacccccacctctctctctgccatgtttcctgtctgtctactgcttaataaagacgtctatgccaacaaaaactttaaaaaaaagacattatatgaaaagaaaaacatttagagtatttctacatttaaattttgtcAATTGCGAACAGGACATAccctaaaaacaaccattttttctaaataagttaaaacaaattatgtaaaatttgtCAAAAACCAGTGTTGTGTTGGAAAAATTGATCATGTACATTTGCCACATTTTACTTCATATTTATTGTCCTGtatataaaatcagatttttatgaaaaaatactggttacaccaattgacactgaCACTATATTGCATCATGTCATTGACCCAAATGTATACCTTTCTAGATTTGAGCCCTTGCATACTTTTAAGGGTGTAATTTGACccagttttacatttgagagaagaaaacacaccttAAAAACTTTTCTCTTAGCCAGAAATGTAATAACTTGTCCCCATGTACAAAAATGACTATACCGACTGTTTCTATTGTCTGAAAAGTATAAAATCTCACACTTATCTCctctgtctccgtctctctgCAGTGACTTGTCCATGCAGTGGGCTCAGCTGTCCAGACCGTACTCGTCCACCGACCGCAGCAGTTCCTTGGGCTCCATGGAGAGCTTGGACACGCCAACGCCCACAACGCAGCCGTTCTCCGACTCCCACAATTCACCCGTCGACCCGGTCCTCTTCAACAACAAGAGAGATTCCGCCTACAGCTCCTTCTCCGCCAGCTCCAACACATCCGACTACGCCACGGTGCCGCTGAGGCCCGGTGAGGCCTGCTCCATGGATAACCTCCTCCAAAGTCTCGGACCACATTGTCGAGGCTACGCAGGCGGCGATGCCTCGACTCTGGGGAGCTCAACTGGTGAAACCCCCGATGAGGCGCACATGATCATTGTTAAATCCAGATCGCTGACTAGACCGAAAACAAGGCCTATCGAGGTGAAAGACAGGCCTTCCTCCTGTTGCTATGACGAAGACAGGAGGGGAGAAGACTTTGATATCATAAGAAATGGAGAAAGGGGGACTGAAAGGAAAATGAACCCTCCGCAACCTCCAACTAGAAAGGACAGTTTTAAGGCAACCAGGAGTCGCCCGAATGTTGCCAACAAACGTTGTGCCTCTGCTCCGATTGAAATTTCCAGCAACGTCTACTACGATGAAAACAAGTCCTCCTTAAATGTAGACTCAGGGGTTCATAATGGCTTCCCTGGACCAGAGGAAAGTGACAAAACTGTGAATTTCAAAGCTCAGACCATCGAATCCTACTACATGCAAACCCAGACTCAAGAAATCGGACCTATCGTATGTGATACTAGTAGCAAAAGAGACTACAACTCAGATCACCTTCCTGACACAGTTGGGGCAAACACCtcctctggttctggttctggttctggtggTTCTTTACCTGCCGAATCCTCAATGGAAGATCAAGTACACTCTCATATCGACACCAAGCACTCCTCCTCAACGGGGCTCCACCGGCACAACGCCCCCGACAAGCTCCTCGCCACACAACTGGAGTTACTGCAGTTTAACAGCGACGGCTCGGCATTGGAGACTTACAATCCGTCAGAGACTTCTTTGTCCCCTTGTAGCACCCAATGGTCCCATTCACAGCCCACAACGGAGAACCAGGAGGGTGCCCACAATCACATGGCTCCATCGAACAAGTGGGGGGGCAGCCGATGCTCAACCCCTGGATCTGAATTCTTGGATGGCGATGAAGGAGATTCAAGTGAGAGGGTTGATGGGATGGGTGTGAATGGGAAGTCCATCTCCCCGATTCAGCACCATCACCCTTGGGGTCGCTCTGTGAGTGTACCGGGAGACCCGACTGGATTGTCAGCCAGACCGGACCAGATATCGGAGAGAGACTTTGAGCCTCTTAGTGCTGCTGCGAGTATGGACACTTTactggaggagcagagagatagagatagagagatgagcgaagggaaaaaagaggagaacGTAGAAGGAGACGCAGTTATGAAGAAGTCGCACTCGGCGAGGAACCATCGACGGAACCGGCGGCGAAGCGAGCGGTTCGCTACCAACCTCCGCAATGAGATCCAGAGGAAGAAGGCTCAGCTTCAGAGGAGCCGAGGGCCAGGAGGGCTTAGTGGTGAGACTGTCCAAGAGGAGGAGGGTCCAGACCTCCATGAGGACAGGGAAGAACCAGACCTGCCATCCCCAGAAAGTAACACCAAAGTTGCGTTTGCCGCACCCGTTACTCCCCCGGATACTCGGCCCACCGCACCGGTCGAACAAGTTAACAAGTCAAATGAACAAACTGCCGATGTCTCACAGTCACCGAGTCAACCCCAGTCCCCAAGCTACACTCAGAACAACATATCCAGGTCTGTTCAGATTCTGGACCCAGGAGTTCCCAATTTCGGTGTCGGCATCCGAGTCGTGGAGGAGCCAGCTCCGGCCGGCAAAGCTCGTCGTTGGCGTTGGACCCCTGAGCATAAACTCCAACCAGAGCCGATACCAGACCGACGGGCTGGAGTCTTGGGTGAGAAGGTGTTCGGAGTCACAGGGTCGAGGCACGGAGTTTGTGCCttcacctcctcatcctcctcctcctcttcctcttacgGTCGCTCCTCGTCCTCTTCTCGGTTGGAGGAGACGGAAATCCTCCCGTTTGCGGACAGAATGAAGTTTTTCGAGGAGACGAGCAAAGGTGTGTCCGGGCCAAACGTCTCAAATCTGTCAAGTCGCAGGCAGAAGAAGCCCCCCTTGAGTTCGGATCGCCAGGAAGGGGAGCTCAGTCAGCGTCCGTCCCAAAGGAGATACTCCTACCAGGGCGGACTTCTGCAGGACAGCTCCCTGCTTCCAAACACTATGGAAGCCAGGCGGCAATCTGTGAGCACCAGCAGGGAGAGgcagcgagagagggagagggaacaAGCGAGAGAACGGGAGGAGAGGGCGAAGGaacgagagagggaggaaaggttgagggagagggagaggcagcaggagaaggagcgACAGGAGAGGGAAATGGAGCAGGAGAGGGCGAGGTTGAGGGAGATCCAGCgggagagggagcgagaggagagggagatCCAGCgggagagggagcgagaggaGAGGGCGAGACAGTGGGAGAgggaacgagagagagagagggagctcGAGCTGGAGCgagaaaaagagatggagagggcGAAGGAGATGGAACGTCtcaaaaaggaaagagagagagagctggagagagaacgagaaagagaaagagaaagagagagagagaaggagagggaagaagaataCCATCAAGCTCACCATCTACACCAGGACGGCTTCCACAACTTCCATCTCAAGCCGCAGGTGTTCCCCTCCCACGGCCAAAATCAAATCCCTAGATCTGCTTTCTACCCGGTCAACCCCCCCGGCCCCCCTTCGACTCAACCTCTGGAGAAACCGCAACCTTTGCACCAGGGATACTCGGCGAGGAGCTACACACCCACAGAAGTAAGACTCCGCagatctctttctctctcaaatgaatgcatcaaaaaaaaaaaaactttcctaccttcctcccgtccttccttccttctttcctcctttccacttttcctttcaccctccctccctccctccaaccttccttcctgccttctttcctccatccttccttcttcctcccttccttcctcactcctttccttccatccgtccttccttcctcccttcctttcttccatccttctttcttcctcctttctttccttcctccctccctcctaccttctctctttctttcctccccctactttcctcccttccttccttctttcctcccttccacttttcctttctccctccctccctcctaccttctctctttctttcctcccccctaccttcctcccgtccttccttcctcactcctttccttccatccgtccttccttccacttttcctttcaccctccctccctccctccctccaaccttccttcctcactcctttccttccatccttccttcttccccccttccttcctcactcctttccttccatccgtccttccctccACATCAACcgacacacacttaaacacacattatGGTTTCACGGTTGACGAAAGACATTGCCCCATTTATACGGTTCGCCAAAGAGCCGTTGGGGGTTAGATGGAGGTTTTTCCAGGTTTAGCTTTTCAGTAGGAGTCTTGTTGTTCTTGGAGCTGCGTTATAAACTTTACTTTTGTCGGGTTTTAAAAGTGAAATTTGGGCTTGAGAGAGTGAGTGTTAGTGTGATGTGGAGCAAGTTGAGGTATGGGTCGTTGCCATTTGAGTGTGATGAAGAGTACGTTCTCGGAGCCGAGCaggaaaaacatacatacaagaTATTTATCATACTACATGTTTAATGGACTAAATCTaaacatttaacttttattGAATCCACTTTTGTGTAATTATTCGGATtactctttcttcccttccttctttcctctgtccttctttctccttccttcctcccttccttctttagctttcccccctccctccctcctaccatccttcttcctcctttccttcctcactcctttccttccatccgtccttccttcctcccttcttttcttccatccttccatctgcctcccttccttcctccctccttccttctctctttctttcctcccccctaccttcctcccttcctcttttcctttctccttctctccctcctaccatccttcctgccttctttcctccgtccttccttcttcctcccttccttcctcctttccttccttcctccctccctctttctctctttctttcctcccccttaaccttcctcccttccttccttctttccttccttcctcccttcctcttttcctttctccctctctccctctgccttctttcctccgtccttccttcttcctcccttccttcctcactccttttacatccttccttccttcctcactcctttccttccatccttccaaaATGACCTAAAAGTTGTACTAAAAAACAACTCtatgttataaataataatacaattctctgtgtgcaaaaaaacactgaaaccaAGTAATGCTTTCAAACTTTAAACTTTGGTTTTGGACCAAACTAAAGTGACCACCGGAGACCGAAAAACCATCTcggttatttttttaaagcggCTTCAGAAAAAATAACGATCGAGCGGCCAAAGACTTGGATCGTTGGTGTTGAGCGTCCAAAACACTCGGTGGTGGAAACGGTCGGTTTGATGTTTTAAACCTCGCGTCCTGCGTGCGGTCAAAGTCTGAAATTGTCATTGACAATTCGACGGATCACTGAAATAGTTCATGGaaagggtgagagagagggagagagagacatagagagagggagaaagagagagagacatagagagagagagggagggagggagagagatacagagggggagagagagagagagacatagagagagagagagacagagacatagagggagagagagggagagacagagacatagagagagagagagagacatagagggagagagagagacacagagagagagagagagagagaaagagagacacagaaagagagagagagaaacggagagagagagagaaacagagagagagaaagagagggagagaaagagagagagagagacatagagagagagacagagaaacagagagagagagggagagaaagagagagagacagagagagagagaaagagagagagacagagagagacacagagagagagatggaaagggagagagaaagagagagagacacagagagacagagagagagagcaacagtCGGCGGAGGCTTGTGTCAGCGATAATAGCAGCGTTGGGTTTCATCTTCCACCACAAATTGATTCAAGTCTCTTGGCAGGGGGGCGAGTAGCAGCTCCTCTTCTGAACTTTTGTTCCTCCCGTGAACTTCAGCCTATTAGTAACCTTATCATTTAACACTGAGCAAAGCCAAACTGACATTTACTTTGGAAACCGAACGCATCTCCAGTGAGGCAGATATGTTTTGGATCGAGCCGacacagttttttgttgttttcgtgtagagtttttttttttggcgggggggggggggttctcggGGGGGAGTCTTAGTTGAATCCT from Scomber japonicus isolate fScoJap1 chromosome 22, fScoJap1.pri, whole genome shotgun sequence harbors:
- the shroom4 gene encoding LOW QUALITY PROTEIN: zinc finger CCCH domain-containing protein 18 (The sequence of the model RefSeq protein was modified relative to this genomic sequence to represent the inferred CDS: deleted 6 bases in 6 codons), whose translation is METVEQLVSFLHIQVQLNGGAPWGFTLKGGLEHGEPLIITKIEDGGKAAQSKKLKVGDELININGSALYGSRQEALILIKGSYRILKLAVRSDLSMQWAQLSRPYSSTDRSSSLGSMESLDTPTPTTQPFSDSHNSPVDPVLFNNKRDSAYSSFSASSNTSDYATVPLRPGEACSMDNLLQSLGPHCRGYAGGDASTLGSSTGETPDEAHMIIVKSRSLTRPKTRPIEVKDRPSSCCYDEDRRGEDFDIIRNGERGTERKMNPPQPPTRKDSFKATRSRPNVANKRCASAPIEISSNVYYDENKSSLNVDSGVHNGFPGPEESDKTVNFKAQTIESYYMQTQTQEIGPIVCDTSSKRDYNSDHLPDTVGANTSSGSGSGSGGSLPAESSMEDQVHSHIDTKHSSSTGLHRHNAPDKLLATQLELLQFNSDGSALETYNPSETSLSPCSTQWSHSQPTTENQEGAHNHMAPSNKWGGSRCSTPGSEFLDGDEGDSSERVDGMGVNGKSISPIQHHHPWGRSVSVPGDPTGLSARPDQISERDFEPLSAAASMDTLLEEQRDRDREMSEGKKEENVEGDAVMKKSHSARNHRRNRRRSERFATNLRNEIQRKKAQLQRSRGPGGLSGETVQEEEGPDLHEDREEPDLPSPESNTKVAFAAPVTPPDTRPTAPVEQVNKSNEQTADVSQSPSQPQSPSYTQNNISRSVQILDPGVPNFGVGIRVVEEPAPAGKARRWRWTPEHKLQPEPIPDRRAGVLGEKVFGVTGSRHGVCAFTSSSSSSSSSYGRSSSSSRLEETEILPFADRMKFFEETSKGVSGPNVSNLSSRRQKKPPLSSDRQEGELSQRPSQRRYSYQGGLLQDSSLLPNTMEARRQSVSTSRERQREREREQAREREERAKEREREERLRERERQQEKERQEREMEQERARLREIQREREREEREIQREREREERARQWERERERERELELEREKEMERAKEMERLKKERERELEREREREREREREKEREEEYHQAHHLHQDGFHNFHLKPQVFPSHGQNQIPRSAFYPVNPPGPPSTQPLEKPQPLHQGYSARSYTPTETYPARQQETPKLNRKYSLTERDYPSWRRESRPPDQQQDRWVPRQFDSSSSDDRNGTPPSPLPLRPAPLSLRGRAMSENDLRFDSSYRWSPSLSSAASQTLCEVEEGGGGGGGGRGGIRGREAPSIDRLNRKKTPPPPRPPPPKWEQFHRRRASHHTLLPPSFSSSSSSSSSSHHHSSPPSSPSSSSSFLPPAEESRQRSYSLPPQRQESTESCPHCTCNQNQEQRTNHHQQQQQQQAPPPPPPTTNQSQPQFSVAPPSPMFSRRGFRPVAPPQREREGNVRSTERMEALSALPPPPPPAPNSFFNVDSDQDRITSRPHKPPPAVRPGAEWERANDAALPLPVLGNGNVALPPPSFFEPQRIPEPAAESEPTLSPSPAHSLEADLDVPMETDIDDFQEEEAGLLGRDEPITSELPCFALPVTVLETDIDTEASARAESEEEEEEELEEEGSGRSLEELFPQSGEGETGTESWRGGYQSTENNTDSLDRRSGASSSCSSYYSTSAAKAQLLSQMKDFTDNRERDDDDELTYKCLLRSETELNDMISASSDETSAAYEK